The window GGGCCAACATTGCCCATGGTGGCGACTGTTCCGGTGAATGCTTCGGTTGTGTCTGTGCCGAGGGCAACCAACAAAATTGTGGTCGCAAAAATGATACAGATATAAAACACGATATACAGTATGGCGTTTTCCGCGACATCTTTTTCCAGTACGCGATCGCCGATGGCCAGCGGCAGTACCGCTCGCGGATGTTGCAATTGCCGGATCTGGCGCATGATCGATTTCCCCAAAATCACGATGCGATCCGCTTTTATTCCCCCGGAAGTTGAGCCGGCACATGCACATTGCAGCGAAAAAAAGATCAGCAGCATTTGCGAACCGGCGACCAGATGGAGCTATCCACAGTGGCAAATCCGGTTGACGTTCCCACAGATAACATCTGAAAAGAAGCGTGCCGCAATGCTTCAGCAAAGCTGTCATATTGGGTAATATACAAATCGATTGAAGAAATAGTGATCCCTGCAAACAACGCTAATAGGTAATATCGAACGATTCGCGATTTCCAGATGCTTTTGAAATCGCCCGAAATAACGCCAAACAGCAGGGCAAAATGTATCCCGGAAAAAATCATGAAAATCATGATGACCACTTCAACCGAAACGCTGTTGAAATAGGCGACGCTGGCGTTTCTTGGCGAAAAACCGCCGGTTGCAATAGTGGCAAAGGAGTGCGTAATCGCGTCGAACAAATCCATTCCGCAAAAGAGCAGCGCTATCGTTTCCAGCGCGGTCAATCCCACATAAACGCTCGCCAGAATGTTCACCGCAATTTTTGCCCGCTGCTGAAAATTGTTCAGCGCCAGCGCAGACATTTCGCTTTGATACAGCACGCGCATGCCTTCACCCATAAACGGCATCACCGAAAGTGCAAAAACAAAAATGCCCATTCCGCCTAGCCAGTGGGTCATTGCCCTCCAAAACAAAAGCCCTTTTGGCACCGCTTCAATGTTCACCAGAATGGTCGATCCTGTTGTTGTAAAACCGGAAACACTTTCAAACCAGGCGTTGCTAAAGCTGAATTCCACACCCCATAAAACATAGGGGATTGCACCGATCAGGCAGCTAATCAGCCAACTGGCAACCACGATAATCAAGCCTTCATTATTGGAAATATCTTCTGCCGGTGGCACAAAAATCAGCGGAAAAACACCAAACAGCGCCGCCAGAATTGCACTATACATTAAAATATAGGTCGATCCGTCGTTGTAAATGATGGACACAAAGGCAGATAATAACATTCCCAATGCATTCAGCAAAAAAATAAAGCCCAAATATCGATATATAATTTGAAATCTTGTGATCATCGTCCACTACCGCGTTCTGTGAATTATGGTGAGCACGAGTTCGCGCAGTTCGCCGATCTCGTCATGTGTTTCAACCTCAACTTCTACCGGTGTGCCGTTATCCAGATATTCCCGAATGGCTTTATTGATCCGGCTAACCGGTTGGACCACATAATAATTGATAAAAAAATTAAACAGCAGCGCAAAAATTAACGCTGCTATCATCGCAATAATGCCCGGCATAATGGCGCGTTTGGTGCGATTTTTTAGATGTGTTGAAGTTTGATACATCGTTTTGCTATTCATTTCTCGTAAATGATTGACCGATGTTTTGCAATCGAGAAATGCGGTGTGAATTTCAGCGAAATACCAATCAACATTGCGCTCTTTTGCGGTTGAAACGATCGGTTTTTCCCATAACGATTGGAAAATTCGATACCGCGTTCGGATGCTGTCCAAATGAACTTGTTCGCCGGGAATGGTGAGGTTACCGCTTGCGGTGTTGAAGCCTGACCAAAACAAGCTGTCTGCTGCAGCCATAATCGAACGCCCTTCATCCCAGTTGCCGAGCATGAGCAGCAAAATGCCGCTGTCTTCCCGTTCCAGCGCCTCGAGCATCACGTTGGCAGCGTTGATACTTTTGTAATTGTCTTCCAATAAACTGTGTGCAGAAGTGCCGGTAGTGTTGAGAATATAAATAGACCAGGCACCCGCTAAAAACAACA is drawn from Calditrichia bacterium and contains these coding sequences:
- a CDS encoding TrkH family potassium uptake protein, yielding MLLIFFSLQCACAGSTSGGIKADRIVILGKSIMRQIRQLQHPRAVLPLAIGDRVLEKDVAENAILYIVFYICIIFATTILLVALGTDTTEAFTGTVATMGNVGPGLAGVGSVGNFNHISDAGKWIFSVTMLLGRLEIYALLMFFIPKHWK